A window of the Methanobacterium spitsbergense genome harbors these coding sequences:
- a CDS encoding FAD-dependent oxidoreductase produces MIYDVIIVGTGAGGATVAHELSNKKLNILVLEKGADYPDGTAASHIKNTALNLRLPDGDHDNEEYEFLKHAPELMNIEGVGGTTPASLANACYACTSCYKNSATAQFKVHDMELFEELLDASKNLKVGSLPAERMGQATRRIVEEGEKLGYFMEPMPKFIDLEKCDSCGLCIMGCTKGAKWDASHFINQIIENNNNTEVITNFTVLKVLHNNGIVDGVEGIDNNGKTISYKARKVIVAAGALNTPKILIDSGIVKHVGDGLFTDLFITVGGYLKDIKLNKEIPMGVKSEFGPYFLSPHFSNQLIPLIEEKGYNPRPEDVIG; encoded by the coding sequence ATGATATACGATGTTATAATTGTGGGAACCGGAGCTGGGGGGGCAACGGTTGCACATGAACTTTCTAATAAAAAATTGAACATACTCGTACTTGAAAAAGGCGCTGATTATCCAGATGGAACTGCAGCCAGCCATATTAAAAACACGGCTTTAAACCTTAGATTACCAGATGGAGATCATGATAATGAAGAATATGAATTTTTGAAACATGCTCCCGAGCTCATGAATATCGAAGGTGTAGGCGGTACAACACCAGCATCACTTGCAAATGCATGTTATGCATGTACAAGTTGTTATAAAAACTCTGCTACAGCCCAATTTAAAGTACATGATATGGAACTCTTTGAAGAACTACTCGATGCAAGTAAGAATCTAAAGGTTGGATCTCTACCAGCTGAAAGAATGGGACAAGCAACACGCAGAATTGTGGAAGAAGGTGAAAAACTCGGATACTTCATGGAACCCATGCCCAAATTCATTGACTTAGAAAAATGTGACAGCTGCGGACTCTGTATTATGGGATGTACAAAAGGTGCCAAATGGGATGCATCTCATTTTATAAATCAGATAATTGAAAATAACAATAATACCGAAGTAATCACTAATTTTACAGTCTTAAAAGTTTTACACAATAATGGAATTGTTGACGGAGTTGAAGGAATAGATAACAACGGTAAAACAATTTCGTATAAAGCCCGGAAAGTGATAGTTGCTGCTGGGGCTTTGAACACTCCCAAAATACTCATAGATTCGGGTATTGTGAAACATGTTGGTGATGGGCTCTTCACAGATCTGTTCATTACAGTTGGAGGTTATCTCAAGGATATCAAACTCAACAAGGAAATTCCTATGGGAGTTAAATCAGAGTTTGGTCCTTACTTTTTATCGCCACATTTTTCAAACCAACTAATACCATTAATAGAAGAGAAGGGATATAATCCTCGTCCTGAAGATGTTATAGGATAA
- a CDS encoding PRC-barrel domain-containing protein — protein sequence MKIESELIGKNVIDSSGDQVSVVKDVEWDFNSKRVESIELKEAGISSKIGLGEKK from the coding sequence ATGAAGATAGAAAGTGAATTAATTGGAAAAAATGTCATTGATTCATCTGGAGATCAAGTAAGTGTTGTTAAGGATGTAGAATGGGATTTTAACTCCAAACGCGTTGAATCTATCGAGCTCAAAGAGGCAGGAATTTCATCTAAAATTGGATTAGGTGAAAAAAAATAG
- a CDS encoding O-acetylhomoserine aminocarboxypropyltransferase/cysteine synthase family protein: MTEEKKESVLGNIKSKLNGDKNKSEEWHGPGLSTIGLHVGQEEPDSATGSRAVPIYLTSSYVFKDTEHAANLFGLKEFGNIYTRIMNPTTDIFEKRVAAVEGGTSALAVSSGMSAIFLAILNVTELGDNIVSGDNLYGGTYELFNYSLPRLGRTVKFVDSETPEDFKAAIDEKTKALYVESLGNPKLDVPDFEVLAEIAHDAGIPLIVDNTSTVGLVRPIEHGADISVLSATKYIGGHGTSIGGVIVDSGNFNWGNGKFPEFTEPDPSYHGLKYWETFGDFPEAGNIAFTIRARVVLLRDLGPALSPFNAFQFLQGLETLEIRVYRHAENALKVAKYLKNHPKVSWVNYPGLEDDPKHEIASKYLKGGYGGLIGFGIKGGLEAGQKFIESVKLFSHLANIGDSKSLVIHPSSTTHQQLTREEQETTGVTEDFVRLSIGIEDVEDIIADIEQALAKI, translated from the coding sequence ATGACAGAAGAAAAAAAAGAATCAGTATTGGGAAATATTAAATCTAAATTAAACGGGGATAAAAACAAATCAGAAGAATGGCATGGCCCAGGATTAAGTACCATAGGTCTGCATGTTGGACAGGAAGAACCAGATTCAGCAACAGGATCAAGAGCTGTACCTATATACTTAACATCATCCTATGTATTCAAAGACACTGAACATGCAGCAAATCTCTTTGGACTTAAAGAATTTGGAAACATTTACACAAGGATCATGAATCCTACCACAGATATCTTTGAAAAGAGGGTAGCAGCAGTTGAAGGCGGAACAAGTGCACTTGCAGTTTCATCAGGAATGAGTGCAATATTTCTGGCCATACTGAATGTAACAGAACTTGGAGATAATATAGTCTCAGGTGACAACCTTTATGGAGGAACATACGAACTATTCAACTACTCACTTCCACGTCTAGGAAGAACTGTAAAATTTGTTGATTCAGAAACACCAGAAGATTTCAAAGCTGCAATAGATGAAAAAACCAAAGCATTATATGTTGAATCACTCGGAAACCCAAAACTTGATGTACCGGACTTTGAAGTACTTGCTGAAATAGCACATGACGCAGGAATACCTTTAATTGTAGATAATACATCAACAGTGGGACTTGTAAGACCAATAGAACACGGTGCAGACATATCTGTATTATCTGCAACTAAATATATTGGTGGACACGGAACATCCATTGGTGGTGTCATAGTGGACTCTGGTAATTTCAATTGGGGTAATGGTAAATTCCCGGAATTTACAGAACCAGATCCAAGTTATCATGGACTCAAATACTGGGAAACATTTGGAGACTTCCCTGAAGCAGGTAACATTGCATTCACAATAAGAGCTCGTGTAGTACTTTTAAGAGATCTTGGACCTGCCTTAAGCCCATTCAATGCATTCCAATTCCTACAAGGACTGGAAACACTTGAGATAAGGGTTTACAGACATGCTGAAAATGCACTTAAAGTTGCAAAGTACCTGAAAAATCATCCAAAAGTTTCATGGGTGAACTATCCTGGACTAGAAGACGATCCTAAACATGAGATTGCTAGTAAATACCTCAAAGGAGGCTATGGTGGATTAATAGGATTCGGTATTAAAGGAGGATTAGAAGCAGGACAGAAGTTCATTGAAAGTGTTAAATTATTCTCACACCTTGCAAACATTGGAGATTCAAAGAGCCTTGTTATACACCCATCAAGCACAACTCACCAACAGTTAACCCGAGAAGAACAGGAAACAACAGGCGTTACAGAAGACTTTGTTAGACTTTCAATAGGAATTGAAGATGTGGAAGATATCATAGCAGATATTGAACAAGCACTTGCAAAAATTTAA
- the nifS gene encoding cysteine desulfurase NifS → MYLDHSATSPVDPEVFEAMKPYFIDSFGNASTLYSLGREGKNAMEAAREQVASIIGAETKEIIFTSGGTESDNIAIKGTAYKFKNKGNHIITSTIEHPAVYETCKYLEKNGFEVTYLPVYNDGIVKVSDLKEAITDKTILITIMHANNEIGTIQPIAEIGAIAREKGIYFHTDAVQTVGKIPVDVKEMNVDMLSLSSHKLYGPKGVGALYIRKGVRVEPIIHGGGHERGIRPGTENIPGIVGLGKACSIAKENLVRDAQKLTSLRDKLIDSVLEQVEDSYLNGHRTKRLPNNANFRFTAIEGESLILTLDSKGIASSTGSACSSTKLEPSHVLMAIGLKEVESHGSLRISLGHENTEEDINYTINAIKEVVAKLRKMSPLWCASGT, encoded by the coding sequence ATTTATTTGGATCATTCAGCAACATCCCCAGTAGATCCTGAAGTATTTGAAGCAATGAAACCATATTTCATAGATTCCTTTGGAAATGCATCTACTCTGTATTCGCTTGGAAGAGAAGGCAAAAATGCAATGGAAGCAGCAAGGGAACAAGTAGCATCCATAATAGGTGCTGAAACAAAGGAAATTATTTTCACAAGTGGCGGTACAGAATCAGATAACATTGCAATAAAGGGAACAGCTTATAAATTTAAAAATAAAGGAAATCATATCATTACAAGTACAATAGAACATCCTGCAGTTTATGAAACATGTAAATACCTTGAAAAAAATGGATTTGAAGTTACTTACCTTCCAGTTTATAACGATGGTATTGTAAAGGTTTCAGATCTGAAAGAAGCTATTACCGACAAAACCATTTTAATTACTATTATGCATGCAAACAATGAAATAGGTACTATCCAGCCAATAGCAGAGATCGGTGCAATAGCCCGTGAAAAGGGCATATATTTCCATACAGATGCAGTTCAGACTGTTGGAAAAATACCTGTTGATGTAAAGGAAATGAACGTGGATATGCTTTCATTATCATCACACAAACTATACGGACCAAAGGGTGTTGGTGCATTATATATAAGAAAAGGAGTTAGAGTAGAACCAATTATTCACGGTGGAGGGCATGAAAGAGGTATCAGACCAGGTACGGAGAATATTCCCGGAATTGTTGGTCTTGGTAAAGCATGTTCAATTGCAAAGGAAAACCTTGTAAGGGATGCACAAAAACTCACAAGTTTAAGAGACAAACTCATCGATAGTGTACTTGAACAGGTCGAAGATTCATATCTAAACGGTCACAGAACTAAACGTCTCCCAAATAATGCAAACTTTAGATTTACTGCTATCGAGGGAGAATCATTAATTCTTACACTTGACTCCAAGGGTATTGCCTCATCAACAGGATCAGCCTGTTCTTCAACTAAATTGGAACCATCACATGTTCTAATGGCAATAGGACTCAAGGAAGTAGAGTCACACGGATCTTTAAGAATAAGCTTGGGACATGAAAATACAGAGGAAGATATTAATTATACAATCAATGCTATAAAAGAAGTTGTTGCAAAGTTAAGGAAGATGTCACCTCTATGGTGTGCAAGTGGGACATAA
- a CDS encoding ThiF family adenylyltransferase, with the protein MQNRYARQIILQNIGEEGQKKLLASSAAIVGCGALGTVAANNLARAGIGKIYIIDRDFVELNNLQRQMLFDENDIGTPKAVAAAEKVKAINSGIDVYPVIKDVNYTNVEDLLKGVDIVIDGTDNIQTRMLINDVCVKHKIPWIYTGAIGTSGMSMNIIPEKACIRCLYPGVPKSGSLPTCDTMGVLNTATVIMGSIETTEAIKILLGYYDEIESTHSNLVVYDIWKQSFDSIMVKKNEKCECCVNENFEFLESDEQEIITSLCGRNAIQITPADPKELVLKNIGEKLEKLGTVKCSDFIMLFKNHETEISLFRDGRAIIKGTNDEMVARTIYARYIGT; encoded by the coding sequence ATGCAAAACAGATATGCACGACAAATAATATTGCAAAACATTGGAGAAGAGGGACAGAAAAAACTTCTTGCTAGTAGCGCTGCCATTGTAGGTTGTGGTGCGCTGGGTACTGTTGCTGCCAATAATTTGGCCCGTGCAGGTATTGGGAAAATTTATATTATTGACAGGGATTTTGTAGAGCTTAACAATCTGCAGAGACAAATGCTCTTTGATGAAAATGATATTGGGACACCTAAAGCAGTTGCAGCAGCAGAGAAGGTTAAAGCAATAAATTCTGGAATTGATGTATATCCAGTTATTAAGGATGTAAACTATACCAATGTTGAGGATCTGTTAAAAGGTGTGGACATTGTAATCGATGGAACAGACAATATACAGACCAGAATGTTGATAAATGATGTTTGTGTTAAACATAAAATTCCATGGATTTACACCGGTGCCATAGGAACATCTGGAATGAGTATGAACATAATACCCGAAAAAGCATGTATCAGATGTCTCTACCCCGGTGTACCCAAGTCAGGATCACTCCCAACATGTGATACAATGGGAGTATTGAATACAGCAACGGTTATAATGGGTTCAATAGAAACAACCGAAGCAATTAAAATATTATTAGGATATTATGATGAAATAGAATCAACCCACAGTAACTTAGTTGTATACGATATATGGAAACAATCTTTCGACAGTATAATGGTTAAAAAGAATGAAAAATGTGAGTGCTGTGTTAATGAAAATTTCGAATTTTTAGAGTCTGATGAACAGGAAATAATAACATCACTATGCGGTAGAAACGCAATACAGATCACACCTGCAGATCCAAAGGAATTGGTACTTAAAAATATTGGAGAAAAACTTGAAAAACTCGGTACAGTTAAGTGCTCAGATTTTATTATGCTCTTCAAAAACCATGAAACAGAAATTTCATTATTCCGTGATGGAAGAGCTATTATTAAAGGAACCAACGATGAAATGGTTGCTAGAACCATATACGCGAGGTATATTGGAACATGA
- a CDS encoding GMC oxidoreductase → MVKIADEANGKIGEEGKIEKKLTQRDLDLLTEGYKKAVELLKAVGVEISSISSTPIRGAHPGGTAAIGKVVDKNLETQVKGLYISDASVIPQAPGRPPILTIAALSKRLSNIIMGEFTPETINSITTER, encoded by the coding sequence ATGGTTAAGATAGCAGACGAAGCCAATGGTAAGATTGGGGAAGAAGGTAAAATTGAGAAAAAACTGACACAAAGAGACTTAGATCTTTTGACAGAAGGTTATAAGAAAGCTGTTGAACTTTTAAAGGCTGTTGGAGTAGAAATATCTTCAATATCATCCACTCCTATAAGGGGTGCTCATCCAGGGGGAACAGCAGCAATTGGCAAAGTTGTTGATAAAAACCTTGAAACACAAGTAAAAGGACTGTATATTTCAGATGCAAGTGTAATACCTCAAGCACCAGGAAGACCACCTATACTCACTATAGCTGCCCTTTCTAAAAGGCTTTCAAATATTATTATGGGAGAATTCACACCGGAAACTATTAATTCAATCACAACTGAAAGGTGA
- the cysS gene encoding cysteine--tRNA ligase, whose protein sequence is MIKLYNTMTRRKEIFKPIQGNRVKLFVCGPTVYDHSHIGHARTYISFDVIARYLKYSGFTVFYIQNITDLDDKILKRADELGSSPIELARRYEEKYLYDMKILGVENVNLYARATEHIPEIIKQIEILIEKGYAYETDKGVYFDESKFEDFGKLSNRNLEDLNVHRIGPDSSKRNPGDFALWKKRKNKSESQEMIWDSPWGTGRPGWHIEDTAITETYFGPQYDIHGGGLDLIFPHHEAEIAQMEAASGKKPMVRYWMHTGFLNVKGEKMSKSLGNFITINELLQEYSSEVFRFFVLSTHYRSPIDFSQEILSQSQKGLQRIYKFIETINEMLDEDTKISMENDVEYIEKLVKVRKEFFDAMDNDFNTPSAFSSVFDLIREVNRDINQSNISKNSLTKLKALIIEFGVILGFDFSVKQNNEEGLEDDLVTLLKDVREKLREKKEWALSDEIRSRLKDLDIVLEDKST, encoded by the coding sequence ATGATAAAACTGTACAACACAATGACCCGCAGAAAGGAAATATTCAAGCCAATACAAGGAAACCGGGTAAAATTATTTGTATGTGGGCCAACAGTATACGATCACTCGCATATAGGACATGCAAGAACCTATATATCTTTTGATGTGATTGCAAGATATTTGAAGTACAGTGGATTTACTGTGTTTTACATTCAAAACATAACTGATCTAGACGATAAAATCTTAAAAAGGGCAGATGAATTAGGTTCATCACCAATAGAACTCGCAAGGAGATATGAAGAAAAATATCTCTATGATATGAAGATATTGGGTGTTGAAAACGTTAACTTATATGCAAGGGCAACAGAACATATCCCAGAGATCATAAAACAGATAGAAATTCTCATAGAGAAGGGTTATGCCTACGAAACTGATAAGGGTGTTTATTTTGATGAATCTAAGTTTGAAGACTTTGGTAAGTTATCAAACCGTAACCTTGAAGACCTGAATGTTCATAGGATAGGACCTGACAGTTCCAAAAGGAATCCTGGTGATTTTGCACTCTGGAAAAAGAGGAAAAATAAATCTGAAAGTCAGGAAATGATCTGGGATTCACCGTGGGGCACAGGAAGACCCGGCTGGCATATAGAAGATACAGCAATAACAGAAACATATTTTGGACCCCAATATGATATACATGGAGGCGGTCTTGACCTTATATTCCCCCATCATGAAGCGGAAATTGCACAGATGGAAGCAGCTTCGGGCAAAAAACCTATGGTACGCTACTGGATGCACACTGGATTTTTAAATGTCAAGGGTGAAAAAATGTCCAAATCCCTTGGTAACTTCATAACCATAAATGAACTCTTGCAGGAATACTCCTCAGAGGTTTTCAGATTCTTTGTTCTTTCAACACATTACAGGAGTCCAATTGACTTCAGTCAAGAAATACTATCTCAATCCCAAAAGGGACTTCAGAGGATCTACAAGTTCATCGAAACAATAAACGAAATGTTAGATGAAGATACCAAGATATCTATGGAAAACGATGTAGAATACATTGAAAAACTAGTTAAAGTCCGAAAAGAATTCTTCGATGCCATGGACAATGATTTTAACACCCCTTCAGCTTTTTCATCGGTTTTTGATCTTATAAGGGAAGTTAATAGGGATATTAATCAATCTAATATTTCAAAAAATTCATTAACCAAACTAAAAGCATTAATTATAGAATTTGGTGTTATATTAGGATTTGATTTTTCAGTCAAACAAAACAATGAAGAGGGACTAGAAGACGACTTGGTTACACTTCTTAAAGATGTAAGAGAAAAATTGCGCGAAAAAAAGGAATGGGCACTTTCTGATGAGATAAGAAGCAGATTAAAGGATCTTGATATTGTTTTAGAAGATAAATCCACTTGA
- a CDS encoding Hsp20/alpha crystallin family protein, translating to MAEKYESDPELEKKMKLEKTDEGKVIDIKGTSSGKKEEMEAKMKETKAKMAEKKEDMSSKIHEVKKGAEEKKEDVKSSLEDVKKEAEEQKEKLEKESEEEGLTPAEKILNDIVNRFKQGTGQINDAISDYTEDESKNLVEKPLVDVMETNDTVTIIADISGLKKDDIDLGISKNRVEIIAMFKDEPEDEEIKFTKKERSYGKTHRKIMLSSEIKVHEAKANYKNCTLTIVLPKTVEDITKVNID from the coding sequence ATGGCAGAAAAATATGAATCAGATCCAGAATTAGAAAAGAAAATGAAATTGGAAAAGACAGATGAAGGAAAAGTTATTGATATAAAAGGAACTTCATCTGGAAAGAAAGAAGAAATGGAAGCTAAGATGAAGGAAACCAAAGCAAAAATGGCAGAAAAGAAAGAGGATATGAGCAGTAAGATCCATGAAGTGAAAAAAGGTGCAGAAGAAAAAAAAGAAGATGTGAAATCCAGTCTTGAAGATGTTAAAAAAGAAGCTGAAGAGCAGAAAGAGAAGCTTGAAAAAGAAAGTGAAGAAGAAGGCTTGACACCTGCAGAGAAAATCCTTAACGATATAGTTAACAGATTTAAGCAGGGAACAGGGCAGATTAATGATGCCATATCAGATTATACTGAAGACGAATCTAAAAACCTTGTAGAAAAACCATTGGTCGATGTAATGGAAACTAATGATACAGTTACCATTATAGCAGATATTTCAGGTCTTAAAAAGGACGATATAGATCTTGGCATATCAAAAAACCGTGTTGAGATAATTGCAATGTTTAAAGATGAACCCGAGGATGAAGAAATAAAATTCACAAAAAAAGAGAGAAGTTATGGAAAAACTCATCGAAAAATTATGTTATCATCTGAAATAAAAGTACATGAAGCCAAAGCAAACTACAAAAATTGTACATTAACCATAGTACTTCCAAAAACAGTAGAAGATATAACTAAAGTGAATATAGATTAA
- a CDS encoding pyridoxamine 5'-phosphate oxidase family protein codes for MTMTKEMIDAVEKDLVFLATSSKEGIPNVVPIGFARPIDDETILIADNYMNKTRKNLEENPNISLVTKDATKCPFQFKGKIEIVESGKYFDIVTEWGQNAMTKLTPKAAILMKVEEIYSIQPGPDAGKKIG; via the coding sequence ATGACTATGACTAAAGAAATGATAGACGCAGTTGAAAAGGACTTAGTCTTTCTTGCAACCTCATCCAAGGAAGGAATTCCAAATGTTGTTCCAATAGGATTTGCAAGACCTATAGATGATGAAACTATTCTTATTGCAGATAACTACATGAATAAAACACGTAAAAATCTTGAAGAAAATCCAAATATTTCCCTAGTTACTAAAGATGCAACTAAATGCCCATTCCAATTTAAAGGAAAAATAGAAATTGTTGAATCTGGAAAATACTTCGACATAGTGACAGAATGGGGCCAAAACGCCATGACCAAATTAACCCCAAAGGCTGCCATATTAATGAAAGTAGAAGAAATATATTCAATACAGCCTGGCCCTGATGCAGGTAAAAAGATAGGATAA
- the metX gene encoding homoserine O-acetyltransferase MetX encodes MKNESIGIVETKYHSLSDDLILESGEKLNNPQIAYETYGKLNKEKSNAILVCHPLSGDAHVAGWYEGDKKPGWWDIIIGPGKCLDTDKYFIICSNVIGGCMGSTGPASINPDTKKPYGLDFPIITIKDMVNAQKKLVNSIGVKQLFAVIGGSMGGMQVLQWCISYPEMVRSAIPIATTAYSSPQQIAFNEVGRRAIISDPDWNNGYYYDSEFPDDGLALARMIGHITYLSNESMYQKFGRRLQDKDDYGFDFETDFEVESYLHYQGNSFTKRFDANSYLYISKAIDYFDLAGKGSLAETFYGLKIKFLVISVDSDWLYPPSQSKDIVMGLNANDIDVRYCEIKSSYGHDAFLIEAGQLNYLIAGFLSDTLVKDVMTREFAKIKENSSIENAAELMLQKKVTHIPVISTEDKLLGIVTAWDVSKSVALKISELDDIMTKEVIVVSPEDPIELAARKMKEYSISSLPVVDDNDKVIGIVTTDHISTLMTEN; translated from the coding sequence ATGAAAAACGAATCAATCGGGATTGTAGAAACTAAATACCATTCACTATCCGATGATTTGATCCTTGAAAGTGGAGAAAAGCTAAATAACCCTCAAATAGCATATGAAACCTATGGTAAGCTGAATAAAGAAAAAAGCAATGCTATATTAGTCTGCCATCCTCTTTCAGGAGATGCCCATGTTGCAGGTTGGTATGAGGGGGATAAAAAACCAGGTTGGTGGGATATAATCATTGGCCCAGGTAAATGCCTTGACACAGACAAGTATTTCATAATATGTTCTAATGTTATTGGTGGTTGCATGGGATCAACAGGCCCGGCTTCAATAAATCCTGATACCAAAAAACCATATGGGCTGGATTTCCCTATAATAACCATCAAAGACATGGTTAATGCCCAGAAAAAATTGGTAAACTCAATAGGAGTTAAACAGCTTTTTGCTGTAATAGGAGGTTCTATGGGTGGAATGCAGGTTTTACAATGGTGTATATCATATCCCGAAATGGTTAGATCTGCTATTCCAATAGCAACAACAGCATATTCATCTCCACAACAGATAGCATTTAACGAGGTTGGTAGGAGAGCCATAATATCAGATCCCGACTGGAATAATGGCTATTATTATGACTCTGAATTTCCAGATGATGGTCTAGCTTTAGCCAGAATGATAGGACACATAACTTACCTTAGTAACGAATCCATGTACCAGAAATTTGGAAGAAGACTGCAGGATAAGGATGATTATGGCTTCGATTTTGAAACAGATTTTGAAGTTGAAAGTTACCTCCATTATCAGGGCAATTCTTTTACAAAGAGATTCGATGCAAACTCATATTTATACATTTCAAAGGCAATAGACTATTTTGATCTTGCAGGTAAAGGATCTCTTGCAGAAACATTCTACGGCCTTAAAATCAAATTTTTAGTAATATCAGTTGATTCAGACTGGTTATATCCTCCATCACAGTCTAAAGATATAGTAATGGGGTTAAATGCAAATGATATTGATGTAAGGTACTGTGAAATAAAATCAAGTTATGGCCATGATGCATTCCTTATAGAGGCAGGGCAGTTAAACTATTTGATAGCAGGATTTTTATCGGACACACTTGTTAAGGATGTTATGACTAGGGAATTTGCTAAGATAAAGGAGAATTCAAGCATTGAAAATGCTGCAGAGTTAATGCTACAAAAAAAAGTCACACATATACCAGTAATATCAACTGAAGATAAATTACTTGGAATAGTTACAGCATGGGACGTATCCAAATCAGTTGCACTAAAAATTAGTGAATTGGATGATATAATGACCAAAGAAGTAATAGTAGTAAGTCCAGAAGATCCAATAGAGCTTGCAGCTAGAAAGATGAAGGAATATAGTATATCCTCTCTTCCAGTAGTGGATGATAATGATAAAGTCATTGGAATCGTAACCACAGACCATATAAGCACATTAATGACTGAAAATTAA
- the hdrC gene encoding ferredoxin:CoB-CoM heterodisulfide reductase subunit HdrC, with protein MKTIKLNKNSLKLVKDVLNDMKASPDLGIYKCVQCGMCTSVCPGASQTEYDPRDMIRRVLENDETVIDYEDIWNCFSCYTCNSVCPSGNNASEVNQILRQMSIERGKGAEKITDFSAYGDSFMELGVGSIPSKFFDVMVKDVGKDYMDLKVNIEDIRDDLGLGNYILPKKSTDEIEAILDKSGFKKRLERIKRCKK; from the coding sequence ATGAAAACTATTAAACTTAACAAAAATTCATTAAAACTTGTAAAGGATGTTTTAAATGATATGAAAGCATCCCCAGATCTTGGTATTTACAAGTGTGTACAATGTGGTATGTGCACATCCGTCTGTCCAGGAGCAAGTCAAACAGAATACGACCCTAGGGATATGATAAGAAGGGTTCTTGAAAACGATGAAACAGTTATAGACTATGAAGATATATGGAACTGTTTTTCATGCTACACCTGTAACAGTGTATGCCCATCTGGTAACAATGCAAGCGAAGTAAACCAGATACTAAGGCAAATGTCTATAGAAAGGGGAAAAGGTGCCGAAAAAATTACAGATTTCAGTGCTTATGGAGATAGTTTTATGGAACTGGGAGTTGGTTCCATACCCAGTAAATTTTTTGATGTCATGGTCAAAGATGTTGGAAAAGATTACATGGATCTGAAGGTGAATATTGAGGATATACGTGATGATCTTGGTCTTGGAAACTATATATTACCCAAAAAATCCACAGATGAAATTGAAGCTATACTTGATAAATCCGGCTTTAAAAAAAGGCTTGAAAGAATAAAGAGATGTAAAAAATGA